A region from the Cyprinus carpio isolate SPL01 chromosome A8, ASM1834038v1, whole genome shotgun sequence genome encodes:
- the LOC109112863 gene encoding fibroblast growth factor receptor 1-A-like, with translation MMMMMKTVLLLISVLLTEALQSKGRLATQDETMAPVWTQPDKMEKKLHTVPASKTVKFRCQANGNPTPTLKWLKNGKEFKQDQRIGGYKVREHMWTIIMESVVPSDKGNYTCLVENKYGSINHTYQLDVVERSPDRPILQVGLPANRTAVVGSDVEFVCKVFSDSQPHIQWLKHIVVNGSRFGPDGLPYVRILKTAGISTTDKEIEVLQIRNVSLEDAGEYTCLAGNSVGISYHTAWLTVYKALSPRPNSGLPSVRVCVFFLVMVVFVCLFACILSQMKLTIFSAPKSSFSPSTNSCCDEK, from the exons atgatgatgatgatgaagaccgTGTTGCTGCTGATCTCAGTACTGCTAACTGAGGCTCTTCAGTCCAAGGGCAGACTGGCCACACAAGATGaga CAATGGCGCCCGTCTGGACTCAGCCTGATAAGATGGAGAAGAAGCTCCACACTGTTCCTGCCAGCAAAACCGTCAAGTTCCGTTGCCAGGCCAATGGTAACCCTACACCAACACTCAAGTGGCTCAAGAACGGCAAAGAGTTTAAGCAAGACCAGCGAATAGGAGGCTATAAG GTTCGAGAGCACATGTGGACCATCATAATGGAGTCGGTGGTACCATCAGACAAAGGCAACTACACCTGCCTGGTAGAAAACAAATACGGCAGCATCAATCACACCTACCAGCTGGACGTAGTTG aGCGTTCACCAGACAGGCCGATTCTTCAGGTGGGGTTGCCTGCTAACCGTACAGCAGTGGTGGGGAGTGACGTGGAGTTTGTATGTAAAGTCTTCAGCGATTCTCAGCCACACATCCAGTGGCTGAAGCACATCGTGGTCAACGGAAGTAGATTTGGCCCTGATGGACTGCCATATGTTCGGATCTTAAAG ACGGCAGGCATCAGCACCACGGATAAGGAGATAGAGGTACTGCAGATCAGGAATGTTTCTTTAGAGGATGCTGGAGAGTACACCTGCTTGGCTGGGAACTCTGTCGGCATCTCCTATCACACTGCATGGTTGACTGTCTATAAAG CATTGTCCCCCAGGCCAAATTCTGGACTGCCATCTGTTCGGGTCTGCGTGTTTTTCCTAGTCATggtagtgtttgtttgtttgtttgcttgtattTTGAGCCAAATGAAGCTCACAATTTTCTCTGCACCCAAGTCCTCATTTTCACCTTCCACAAACTCTTGTTGTGATGAAAAGTGA